From one Pontibacillus sp. HMF3514 genomic stretch:
- a CDS encoding AAA family ATPase, with translation MNIDQQTIDNLQAWNDLSHQPPLDETVALRYADAFEQNTIKLSEETVSKIYALVAFHRMKRTTLHEDAIAKEFVQKARDVNPSDAIIDQLFELVEVQEHIKLLKDEDFRDLFIHETDHQSVKRKKLQLIHEKVEKLEEEWSTGGYSLYRSNSDSQIQVLLKNGQEAFDELLKELEPFLANQMNGVNHVSATTINQWLRKLESLTHHLESELPEGLQDQKEKNPLSQLDDMVGLDEIKSYIHRYYHYLKYQQQRKDIGFHMNDEPELHMIITGNPGTGKTTLARLLANIYYDLGLLDTKEVIEVNRSHLVGSYVGQTEENTMNYVQQAIGGILFIDEAYSLKREGQSGNDYGQAAIDTLVSAMTSKEYGDKFAVILAGYPEEMRQFLWANPGLRSRFPEQNHMTLPNYNLDELVYIGETTALENDYFLTEKSLAKLETAIEKQQVDDTFGNARTVRNIILQTIFQKGATESGDPSETGLLDFMRIEGDDFDPLFDQDKEEESPIHKLERLIGLQPVKDEVKKLSSFVRLQQRRKEEGLPSVPIQLHAVFSGNPGTGKTTVAHIYAQILKNCGLLKRGHVVVASRSDLVAGYIGQTTMKTKKKIREALGGVLFIDEAYSLFKSGSTDFGKEAIDTLVDEMTKHNENLVVILAGYKQEMKALIQSNPGLSSRFKKFFHFPDYTADELVDITLYQAKQYQYELSDEAITFLTEQYKQHSVEGNGRFVKNLVDESIQYQALRIDEAEQIDSFHILSKDDVQNAWNAVKGREI, from the coding sequence ATGAACATCGATCAACAAACTATAGATAACTTACAAGCATGGAATGATTTATCCCATCAACCTCCATTAGATGAAACGGTAGCGCTTCGCTATGCAGATGCTTTTGAACAAAACACAATCAAGTTAAGTGAAGAAACAGTGAGTAAGATATATGCATTGGTTGCTTTTCATCGTATGAAACGGACTACACTTCATGAAGATGCGATTGCTAAAGAATTTGTTCAAAAGGCTAGAGATGTAAATCCTTCCGATGCTATTATTGATCAATTATTTGAACTCGTAGAAGTACAAGAACATATAAAGTTACTAAAAGATGAAGATTTTCGTGACTTATTTATACACGAAACCGATCACCAATCCGTTAAGCGAAAAAAACTTCAACTAATCCATGAAAAAGTGGAGAAGCTTGAAGAAGAATGGTCTACTGGTGGATACTCACTATACCGTTCTAATAGTGATTCACAAATTCAGGTTCTCTTAAAAAATGGACAAGAAGCTTTTGATGAATTGCTAAAAGAATTAGAACCATTTTTAGCAAACCAAATGAATGGTGTGAATCATGTTTCAGCTACTACTATAAATCAGTGGTTACGTAAGCTTGAATCACTAACTCATCATTTGGAAAGTGAATTACCTGAAGGTTTGCAAGATCAAAAAGAAAAAAACCCTTTAAGCCAATTAGATGACATGGTTGGATTAGATGAAATCAAATCATACATCCATAGGTATTATCACTATTTAAAATATCAACAGCAACGAAAAGACATTGGGTTTCATATGAATGACGAACCTGAACTTCATATGATCATTACGGGTAACCCTGGTACTGGTAAAACAACATTGGCTCGCTTGTTAGCAAATATCTACTATGATCTGGGATTACTTGATACAAAAGAGGTTATTGAAGTTAACAGATCACATTTAGTGGGATCTTATGTTGGACAAACGGAAGAAAACACGATGAATTACGTACAACAAGCGATCGGTGGTATTTTATTTATAGATGAAGCTTATAGCTTAAAAAGAGAAGGGCAGTCCGGAAATGATTATGGCCAGGCCGCCATTGATACACTTGTTTCTGCTATGACGAGTAAAGAGTATGGAGATAAGTTTGCTGTAATTCTCGCTGGTTATCCAGAAGAAATGCGTCAGTTTCTTTGGGCAAACCCTGGTCTCCGAAGTCGTTTTCCAGAACAAAATCACATGACTCTTCCGAATTATAATTTAGATGAACTTGTTTATATCGGAGAAACGACTGCGTTAGAAAATGACTATTTCCTAACTGAGAAAAGTCTTGCAAAACTTGAAACAGCCATCGAAAAACAGCAAGTAGATGATACGTTTGGTAATGCACGTACGGTAAGAAACATTATCTTACAAACGATTTTTCAAAAAGGTGCAACAGAATCTGGAGATCCTTCTGAAACAGGATTATTGGATTTCATGCGAATTGAAGGCGATGACTTTGATCCTTTATTCGATCAGGATAAAGAGGAGGAATCTCCTATCCATAAGCTAGAACGCTTAATTGGATTGCAGCCCGTTAAGGATGAAGTGAAAAAGCTGTCTTCATTTGTGCGCTTACAACAAAGAAGAAAGGAAGAAGGTTTACCTTCTGTTCCAATTCAACTTCACGCAGTTTTTTCAGGAAATCCTGGTACTGGCAAAACGACGGTGGCTCACATTTATGCTCAAATCCTGAAGAATTGTGGTTTACTAAAGCGTGGTCATGTAGTTGTAGCCTCTCGTAGTGACTTAGTCGCTGGCTATATAGGGCAAACTACTATGAAAACCAAGAAAAAAATACGAGAAGCCCTTGGGGGTGTTCTCTTTATTGATGAAGCTTATTCTCTATTTAAATCAGGATCTACCGATTTTGGAAAAGAAGCGATTGATACACTAGTAGATGAAATGACCAAGCATAATGAAAACTTAGTTGTGATTTTGGCAGGCTACAAACAAGAGATGAAAGCGTTGATTCAGTCAAATCCAGGTCTGTCTTCCCGTTTCAAGAAATTTTTCCACTTCCCAGATTATACAGCAGATGAATTGGTGGATATTACACTTTATCAAGCCAAGCAATATCAATATGAATTAAGCGATGAAGCTATTACATTCTTAACAGAACAATATAAACAACATTCTGTAGAAGGAAACGGTCGTTTTGTTAAAAACCTTGTTGATGAATCCATTCAATACCAGGCCCTTCGCATTGATGAGGCTGAACAAATTGACTCATTCCACATCTTAAGTAAAGATGATGTACAGAATGCTTGGAATGCTGTAAAGGGGAGAGAAATATGA
- a CDS encoding thioesterase family protein produces MMITTSEVKVRYAETDQMGVVYHANYFVWFEIGRTEFIEDLGFRYHEMEESGVLSPLVDADIQFKRPLRYGQTARVKTWLKEYDGLKVTYGYEILTPEGETAVTGSTKHVCVKKDSFKPISVRKSFPDWHEAYLKAKGDE; encoded by the coding sequence ATGATGATTACAACATCAGAAGTAAAAGTACGATACGCTGAAACAGATCAAATGGGAGTTGTTTATCATGCAAATTATTTTGTGTGGTTTGAAATTGGACGAACTGAATTCATCGAAGACTTAGGTTTTCGTTATCATGAAATGGAAGAGAGCGGTGTATTATCGCCTCTTGTTGATGCTGATATTCAGTTTAAGAGACCATTACGATATGGTCAAACGGCAAGAGTGAAAACCTGGTTAAAAGAGTATGATGGTTTGAAAGTAACGTATGGGTATGAAATTTTAACTCCAGAAGGGGAAACAGCTGTTACAGGAAGTACAAAGCACGTTTGTGTCAAGAAGGACTCATTTAAGCCTATTTCAGTTCGTAAGTCTTTTCCAGATTGGCACGAAGCGTATTTAAAAGCTAAAGGAGACGAGTAG
- a CDS encoding HesB/YadR/YfhF family protein produces MQLKVAEEAAQWYKDELELSDNDSLRFFVRYGGVGGLKPGFSLGVRPDTAQEPIAETTVDGVHFYIEQDDAWYFDNHSVKVTYDPKMQEPDFEYEEEQE; encoded by the coding sequence ATGCAATTAAAAGTAGCAGAAGAAGCAGCACAATGGTATAAAGATGAATTAGAATTAAGTGATAACGACTCCCTTCGTTTCTTTGTTCGCTATGGGGGCGTTGGCGGATTAAAACCAGGATTTTCTCTTGGAGTTCGCCCTGACACAGCACAAGAGCCCATTGCAGAGACAACCGTTGATGGCGTACACTTCTATATCGAACAAGATGACGCGTGGTATTTTGACAACCACAGTGTGAAAGTAACCTATGATCCCAAAATGCAAGAACCTGATTTTGAATATGAAGAAGAGCAAGAATAA
- a CDS encoding FbpB family small basic protein — MVRKRKPTFEELIQMNRKQIVEDKKQMSKIEEKIEKRMNDSLNR; from the coding sequence TTGGTACGTAAACGCAAACCAACATTTGAAGAGCTTATTCAAATGAATAGAAAACAAATTGTAGAAGATAAAAAGCAAATGAGTAAAATTGAAGAAAAAATAGAAAAACGTATGAATGATTCCTTAAACAGATAG
- the plsY gene encoding glycerol-3-phosphate 1-O-acyltransferase PlsY, which produces MNYVIFALIAYVIGSIPFGLLVGKLGYKIDIREHGSGNLGGTNTFRVLGVKAGLIVTIGDILKGTFASLLPWLMGLDINILIIGIFAVIGHMYPIFARFKGGKAVATSGGVILAVEPVLFVIMLATFFLMLYLTKYVSLSSMVTGVVTVISAIILQNIGLVIVTSILTLFVIYRHRTNIKRIKDKTEPKIKWM; this is translated from the coding sequence ATGAATTATGTGATTTTTGCACTTATTGCGTATGTTATTGGATCGATCCCATTTGGATTGCTTGTAGGAAAACTAGGGTATAAAATCGATATTCGTGAACACGGAAGTGGAAATTTAGGCGGGACAAACACATTTCGTGTACTAGGCGTCAAAGCTGGTCTTATTGTTACAATAGGAGATATTTTAAAAGGAACATTTGCCTCCCTTCTACCATGGTTAATGGGTCTTGATATAAACATTTTAATTATCGGGATCTTTGCCGTTATCGGACATATGTACCCAATCTTTGCGAGGTTCAAAGGTGGTAAAGCCGTTGCAACATCTGGTGGTGTAATATTAGCAGTTGAACCTGTTCTTTTTGTCATTATGCTTGCTACGTTCTTCTTAATGTTATATCTAACCAAATACGTATCTCTTTCCTCAATGGTAACAGGTGTTGTTACAGTCATTTCAGCCATTATTCTGCAAAACATTGGTTTGGTTATCGTTACAAGTATCCTCACATTATTTGTAATCTATCGCCATAGAACAAATATTAAACGAATTAAGGATAAAACAGAGCCTAAAATTAAATGGATGTAA
- the folE2 gene encoding GTP cyclohydrolase FolE2, whose amino-acid sequence MNQTNINANKQLPPKHERHKMFGSVPAGPRTKPVEKEQMVDLQNTKKDFLFDLDAVGITNVKHPIKINSSMKPEIQTTIGNFRFSSSIGKGSKGTNMSRFTEQLDQYHNEGFAIDLETLKRFTKELAGRLKQKDAEVEVTYPWFFERKGPFSDLAGMNHADATMKVQYHEDTGYDIEVSLKGTITTLCPCSKEISEYSAHNQRGQVTMSVKLTDDFDENQTDWKAALLEASESNASARIHPVLKRPDEKAVTEQAYENPRFVEDIVRLVAADLYELPYVEKFYVSCQNEESIHLHDAIAEVTYDKTQE is encoded by the coding sequence ATGAATCAGACGAACATTAACGCAAATAAACAACTCCCTCCTAAACATGAGCGCCATAAAATGTTCGGTTCAGTTCCAGCCGGACCTCGTACAAAGCCTGTTGAGAAGGAACAAATGGTGGATTTGCAAAATACAAAAAAAGATTTTTTATTTGATTTGGACGCAGTAGGAATTACAAATGTGAAGCACCCCATTAAGATAAATAGTTCCATGAAGCCAGAAATCCAAACAACAATTGGAAACTTCCGCTTTTCATCTAGTATTGGGAAAGGAAGTAAAGGAACGAACATGAGTCGTTTTACAGAACAGCTTGATCAATACCACAATGAAGGTTTTGCCATTGACCTAGAGACCTTAAAACGATTCACAAAAGAATTAGCTGGTCGTCTCAAACAAAAGGATGCTGAGGTCGAAGTTACCTATCCTTGGTTTTTCGAACGCAAAGGACCGTTTTCTGACCTTGCTGGTATGAACCACGCTGATGCGACAATGAAAGTTCAATATCATGAAGATACAGGGTATGATATTGAGGTGAGTCTGAAAGGTACTATTACTACTCTTTGTCCTTGCTCTAAAGAGATCAGTGAATATTCTGCTCACAACCAACGCGGACAAGTGACCATGTCTGTTAAGCTTACTGACGATTTTGATGAGAATCAAACAGACTGGAAAGCTGCTCTTTTAGAAGCATCTGAATCGAATGCAAGCGCGCGGATTCACCCTGTTCTAAAACGTCCTGATGAAAAAGCTGTAACCGAACAAGCATATGAAAACCCTCGTTTCGTTGAGGATATTGTACGATTAGTAGCAGCTGACCTTTATGAACTTCCTTACGTTGAGAAATTCTATGTTTCTTGTCAAAATGAAGAGTCCATTCACCTTCATGATGCGATTGCTGAAGTTACCTACGATAAAACACAAGAGTAA
- the yidD gene encoding membrane protein insertion efficiency factor YidD, with translation MKHVFLWIIRFYQKIISPIKPPTCRFYPTCSQYGVEAIQRFGAIKGGYLTIKRILKCQPFHAGGIDPVPEKEKKRKSQSS, from the coding sequence ATGAAGCATGTATTTTTATGGATAATACGCTTTTATCAAAAAATCATATCTCCTATCAAGCCTCCTACATGCCGTTTCTATCCAACATGCTCGCAATATGGGGTCGAAGCAATACAACGCTTTGGAGCGATCAAGGGTGGCTATTTAACCATTAAACGAATACTCAAATGTCAGCCATTTCACGCTGGTGGAATCGACCCTGTTCCTGAAAAAGAAAAAAAGAGGAAATCACAATCTTCGTGA
- a CDS encoding TlpA family protein disulfide reductase produces MLKRIAAATVLLVLFGMTVYTVLQNQNDSSNPSLNEDQNISSSEGTGMTPPNAPEGLKVGEAMPDVELKTLDGETVQLSDFKGEKLFLNFWATWCPPCRVEMPEMQEFHEKYGDDVKIIAINATGTEKGVEKVKQFVEENGYTFTVLLDPKLKANTQFRATALPTTYFIGSDGLIQAPRKVGPMTKSFMEKKMDELK; encoded by the coding sequence ATGCTTAAACGAATAGCTGCTGCTACTGTACTACTTGTGCTTTTTGGGATGACCGTTTACACAGTGTTACAGAACCAAAATGATTCAAGTAACCCTTCATTAAATGAAGATCAAAACATTTCTTCTTCTGAAGGGACTGGTATGACACCACCAAATGCACCAGAAGGGTTAAAAGTTGGAGAAGCCATGCCAGATGTTGAACTAAAAACATTGGATGGAGAGACCGTTCAACTTTCTGATTTTAAAGGAGAAAAATTATTTTTAAACTTTTGGGCTACATGGTGCCCACCTTGTCGAGTTGAAATGCCAGAAATGCAGGAGTTTCATGAAAAATACGGAGATGATGTCAAAATCATTGCCATAAATGCGACTGGTACTGAAAAGGGAGTAGAAAAAGTAAAACAATTTGTAGAAGAAAATGGATACACATTTACGGTTTTGTTAGATCCAAAACTTAAAGCAAATACACAGTTTCGTGCTACAGCTTTACCAACAACTTATTTCATTGGTTCTGATGGTTTAATTCAAGCGCCTCGTAAGGTAGGTCCAATGACCAAATCCTTTATGGAAAAGAAAATGGACGAATTAAAATAA
- the tlp gene encoding small acid-soluble spore protein Tlp, whose translation MSQRKQNQQYANPDDRSDNVEKLQEMVQNTIQNLESAHDTMQFSEGEAKQQIIDKNKRREESINAMRNEIKDEARHQQDQKK comes from the coding sequence ATGAGTCAACGCAAACAAAATCAACAATATGCAAATCCAGATGATCGTAGTGATAACGTTGAAAAGCTTCAAGAAATGGTTCAAAACACCATTCAAAATTTAGAGTCTGCCCATGATACTATGCAGTTTTCTGAAGGGGAAGCCAAACAACAGATTATAGACAAAAACAAACGTCGTGAAGAATCCATTAACGCTATGCGTAATGAAATTAAGGATGAAGCACGACATCAGCAAGATCAAAAAAAATAG
- the sspN gene encoding small acid-soluble spore protein N, which translates to MSNPKRDPSQFAPNHKGTQPRNIHSNKGSKMEMDSPVKPKVIKTKGKK; encoded by the coding sequence ATGAGTAATCCGAAACGCGATCCGTCACAATTCGCACCGAACCATAAAGGAACACAACCACGTAACATCCATTCAAATAAAGGCTCAAAAATGGAGATGGATTCTCCTGTAAAGCCGAAAGTCATTAAAACTAAAGGGAAAAAATAG
- a CDS encoding MraY family glycosyltransferase, with product MNYVITLIIPIIISLIITPFVRRLAFHLNIVDQPNSDRKVHKKVMPYLGGIAIYISFSLSYLIADHFTTFESTIIGNSILLGGLIIVITGSIDDAVDIRPLYKLFGQMIAALIPIYYGLSINVISLPFIEDGLYVGWFGIAITFVWIVGMTNAVNFIDGLDGLASGVSAISFGALFVVSLLLGNMMLAFTSLLLIGALLGFLPYNFYPARIFMGDSGSLFLGYTLAVLSLLELKQVTLVSFLVPIIILGIPLMDTFYAMIRRKLKGVPISSPDKDHLHHRFLHLGFSHRTTVLIIYAISFIFSCFAVLVLYTNILLSLLVVGIVLILVHLFAEFIGIFSDQFKPLTSFLFKFIRAMERQK from the coding sequence ATGAATTATGTCATAACTCTTATTATACCGATTATTATAAGCCTTATCATAACACCATTTGTACGAAGATTAGCTTTTCACTTGAATATCGTTGATCAACCTAATAGTGATCGCAAAGTTCATAAAAAAGTGATGCCTTATTTAGGCGGCATAGCCATTTACATATCTTTTTCACTAAGTTACTTAATTGCCGATCATTTTACGACTTTTGAATCCACCATAATAGGAAATTCCATCTTATTGGGTGGTCTCATCATCGTTATAACAGGTAGTATTGACGATGCAGTTGATATTCGACCTTTGTATAAATTATTTGGTCAAATGATTGCTGCTTTGATCCCTATTTATTACGGTCTTAGCATTAATGTTATATCCTTGCCATTCATAGAAGATGGATTGTACGTAGGCTGGTTTGGAATTGCCATTACTTTCGTTTGGATTGTTGGAATGACGAATGCGGTGAACTTTATAGATGGCTTAGATGGACTTGCCTCAGGTGTATCTGCCATTTCATTTGGTGCGTTATTTGTAGTTTCATTATTATTGGGGAACATGATGTTAGCTTTTACATCGCTTTTACTGATAGGAGCATTGCTTGGGTTCTTACCTTATAACTTTTACCCAGCCCGTATCTTTATGGGGGACTCAGGTTCTTTGTTTCTAGGTTATACACTTGCGGTTCTTTCATTGCTCGAGTTAAAACAGGTAACACTTGTATCCTTTTTAGTACCGATCATTATTTTAGGGATCCCTTTGATGGATACGTTTTATGCAATGATCCGACGGAAATTGAAAGGTGTGCCGATCTCATCACCTGATAAAGATCATTTGCATCATCGTTTTTTACATCTGGGTTTTTCACACCGGACAACCGTGTTAATCATTTATGCGATCTCATTTATCTTTTCATGTTTTGCTGTATTAGTTTTATATACAAACATTTTGCTATCCTTGTTAGTAGTAGGAATTGTGTTAATACTTGTTCATTTATTCGCAGAATTTATTGGGATTTTCTCCGATCAGTTCAAGCCTCTAACATCATTTCTTTTTAAATTTATCAGAGCAATGGAGCGCCAAAAATAA